From the Bacillus tuaregi genome, one window contains:
- a CDS encoding SCO7613 C-terminal domain-containing membrane protein, protein MNKRVPYSRRQVFRDELRQLKVHDYIDELDFQKMNNAYNQYVQDLDEQQQIMEAAAFKKRDIGKEKPKPVKTKTASTPEQIRERNITWALILGVILLFIGGLVFGTSKWSSLNNLFKVILVSMVSGVFFVSSYVADKYLHIHKTAFAFMTLGSLFLPITIISIGFFELLGSWLSFYGSGKYVLGFIGSMFCLSLYSYIAAKYKHRLFVWFSYLTATIGVGFLLGMTYLPRDFFYFGIMLYNALLLFGYYKGKNHQRFELFIRELPLYSQLNLIVSTLLMLFFYENATFYSFNILITATLYISMVYVNKTKHYHYIFTGLFVYGMYQLIENSFLQSIQYIGFALIGILYLLVEKFTDQEAGLKKIFQITSGIISFFAFIFISIQGLLLHSDEDSVVLFAAYLIIAINYIYLSNIAKAKIFRYLAPFFLITAGLQSYFIVFKGIEGSYVDLYLFAYAAIVFFVFYVKNSFTFLIPIKTSSFIVSLATMMLMVLTAVGNGELNHASILFFALGLIALWTYRYPENEKWIKVSTWVYSVSWACSWICLFDYLDGQFAFYRYQVEIIGHLALGGLLLLAISYVWRSKNHQLVDLCTFLTAVTVYTLGVLSTLLEGFEHPMMTSSIYGVGIVIYVLLVYKVKLQGLWTLVSVTTIVFLASLARVFQLEHYNTLAVIHFLLIPGVLLAVYEWVGRRVNELKPYFFWTAHAFLGPVLLVAIFYVFFAQLQPAILLIGLAPYLYSTLNRKKEWEVRLFLYLGFTVLPFILYVSISFYQLEQVFKDEHLLLLVSGILLIIWLLGNEIWKKRIDWYLVPQACLGLFLFIPIADGRNLLNLALVVLYSAVILYLLHRRAWQLFTIIPLLITTVYIFVILAFFDQWLQMAIVMVVYLALHLFGRHAFKVLYALKPISFDWYTIISGIYILMLFFVIHSGEPLWLKLVPSLLVVYFFYSLIHRLASRVEQMIVRTITAVSVLLPYYVTLVEFEINQYIETELYTLPFIVLTIFLSRHTWKDYQRVMRIIQFAVLLIVTVILVTDALYSNTIYDAIIIGVLSLASILSGMQFRIKAYFFVGISVLLLNVLLQTRPFWGSFPWWGYLIIAGLTLIGFASSYELQKQKKDSSTKSFIQRKKEQIIRMFKNWD, encoded by the coding sequence ATGAATAAAAGGGTTCCCTATTCCCGAAGGCAGGTATTCAGAGATGAATTACGCCAGTTAAAGGTTCATGATTATATTGATGAATTAGATTTTCAAAAAATGAACAATGCCTACAATCAATATGTACAAGACCTTGATGAACAACAGCAAATAATGGAGGCAGCCGCCTTTAAAAAACGGGACATCGGAAAAGAAAAACCTAAACCTGTTAAAACGAAAACAGCTTCAACTCCGGAACAAATAAGAGAAAGAAATATTACCTGGGCTTTAATACTCGGAGTTATCCTCCTTTTTATCGGCGGATTAGTATTTGGTACCAGCAAATGGAGTTCCTTGAACAATCTGTTTAAAGTAATCCTTGTATCAATGGTTTCGGGCGTATTTTTTGTCAGCAGCTATGTTGCCGATAAATATTTACATATACACAAAACGGCATTTGCCTTTATGACTTTAGGAAGTTTATTTCTTCCCATTACCATTATTTCAATTGGGTTTTTTGAACTTTTAGGAAGCTGGCTCTCTTTTTACGGCTCTGGCAAATATGTATTGGGTTTTATCGGCAGTATGTTTTGCTTATCACTTTATTCCTATATCGCAGCGAAATATAAGCACCGGCTATTTGTTTGGTTTTCCTATCTGACCGCAACAATTGGCGTTGGCTTTTTACTGGGAATGACCTATTTACCACGGGACTTTTTTTATTTCGGAATCATGCTCTACAATGCACTTTTATTATTCGGCTATTATAAAGGGAAAAATCATCAGCGTTTTGAATTATTTATCAGGGAATTGCCTCTATACTCACAATTAAATTTAATTGTCAGTACGTTACTGATGTTATTTTTCTATGAAAATGCGACTTTTTACAGTTTTAATATATTAATAACAGCTACGTTATATATTTCGATGGTTTATGTGAATAAAACAAAGCATTACCATTATATTTTCACTGGGCTCTTTGTCTATGGAATGTATCAGCTTATTGAAAATTCCTTTCTGCAATCTATTCAATATATCGGCTTTGCCTTGATTGGAATTCTATATTTGTTGGTGGAAAAATTCACGGATCAAGAGGCTGGTTTGAAAAAAATCTTTCAAATCACCAGTGGTATTATTTCCTTTTTTGCGTTTATTTTTATCAGTATCCAAGGACTCTTATTGCACTCCGATGAGGATTCCGTTGTGCTGTTTGCAGCCTATCTCATTATTGCGATTAATTATATCTATTTGTCCAATATCGCAAAAGCTAAGATTTTCCGATACTTAGCCCCGTTTTTCCTGATTACAGCAGGTCTGCAAAGCTATTTTATTGTATTTAAGGGGATTGAGGGTAGCTACGTTGATCTCTATTTATTTGCCTACGCAGCGATTGTATTTTTTGTTTTTTATGTAAAAAACAGCTTTACTTTTCTAATCCCAATAAAAACTAGCAGTTTTATCGTTTCGCTTGCGACCATGATGTTGATGGTCCTAACCGCTGTTGGGAACGGTGAGTTAAACCATGCTTCGATTCTCTTTTTTGCTCTTGGTCTTATTGCGCTCTGGACCTATAGATATCCAGAGAATGAGAAATGGATAAAGGTTTCCACCTGGGTCTATTCCGTTAGCTGGGCATGCTCGTGGATTTGTCTCTTTGACTACTTAGACGGACAGTTTGCCTTTTACCGCTACCAGGTAGAAATCATTGGTCATTTAGCGTTGGGTGGACTGCTGTTATTGGCCATTAGTTATGTGTGGAGGTCGAAAAATCATCAGCTAGTAGATTTGTGTACTTTCTTAACTGCAGTAACAGTCTATACATTAGGTGTGCTGTCAACCCTTCTTGAAGGCTTCGAGCATCCAATGATGACTTCGTCCATTTACGGAGTCGGAATTGTCATCTATGTACTGCTTGTCTATAAAGTCAAACTTCAAGGCTTATGGACGCTCGTCAGCGTGACGACGATTGTTTTCTTAGCGTCGCTTGCTAGAGTATTTCAGCTTGAGCATTACAACACGTTAGCGGTCATCCATTTCTTATTGATACCAGGGGTCCTACTTGCGGTTTATGAATGGGTTGGCAGAAGGGTAAATGAATTAAAACCGTATTTCTTCTGGACTGCACATGCTTTTTTAGGACCAGTCCTGCTCGTTGCCATCTTTTATGTATTCTTTGCCCAATTACAGCCTGCTATCCTCTTAATCGGGTTAGCACCATATCTATACAGTACATTAAACCGTAAAAAGGAATGGGAAGTGAGATTATTTCTGTATCTTGGCTTCACTGTCCTCCCCTTCATTCTATATGTATCGATCAGCTTTTATCAGCTGGAGCAGGTGTTCAAGGATGAGCATTTACTTCTACTCGTATCAGGAATTCTATTGATCATCTGGCTGCTCGGAAATGAAATATGGAAAAAACGAATCGATTGGTACTTGGTGCCACAAGCCTGTCTTGGTCTATTCTTGTTTATTCCGATTGCGGATGGACGAAATCTACTGAATTTAGCTCTTGTTGTTTTATATTCGGCGGTCATTTTATATTTACTGCATCGCAGAGCCTGGCAGCTATTTACGATTATTCCATTACTCATCACAACGGTTTACATATTCGTTATCCTAGCGTTTTTTGATCAATGGCTCCAGATGGCTATTGTTATGGTAGTGTATTTAGCGCTTCATTTGTTTGGACGTCATGCCTTTAAAGTACTGTATGCCTTAAAGCCGATATCATTTGACTGGTATACAATCATTTCAGGTATTTATATCTTGATGTTATTTTTCGTGATTCATAGCGGTGAACCCTTATGGCTCAAGCTAGTTCCTTCCCTATTAGTCGTATATTTTTTCTATAGTCTCATTCATCGTCTTGCCTCAAGAGTCGAACAAATGATTGTCAGAACCATCACGGCGGTTTCTGTTTTATTACCATATTATGTTACATTGGTAGAATTTGAAATCAATCAATACATTGAAACCGAGCTGTATACTCTGCCGTTTATCGTGTTAACGATATTTTTGAGCAGGCATACGTGGAAGGATTATCAAAGAGTGATGAGAATCATCCAATTCGCCGTGCTGCTGATTGTAACAGTGATTCTGGTAACAGACGCATTGTACAGCAATACGATTTATGATGCGATTATTATCGGGGTATTGTCTCTTGCTTCTATTTTAAGCGGAATGCAATTCCGTATTAAAGCCTACTTTTTTGTCGGCATCAGTGTATTACTCTTGAATGTTTTACTGCAAACGAGACCATTTTGGGGTAGCTTCCCTTGGTGGGGCTATCTCATCATTGCGGGACTAACCTTAATCGGCTTCGCCAGCTCCTACGAACTGCAAAAGCAGAAAAAAGACAGCAGCACTAAATCCTTTATCCAAAGGAAAAAGGAGCAAATCATTAGGATGTTTAAGAATTGGGATTAA
- a CDS encoding CBO0543 family protein: MANAIYASVWFFILWKWGDWKNWEKYYPTLLFFLIGDFIYLYLLSDHYPMWRYNPSEGDAKHGLTNTHISLSVMLIKYPATIFIYLSKFPERNIIKQILFIMFWVLLYSINELIDLSFHLIKYYNGWSFKWSVIFNAVMFVCIYIHYRKPLIAWPIAIIFILFLWFTFDVPLSVFR; this comes from the coding sequence ATGGCAAATGCAATCTATGCTTCCGTTTGGTTTTTTATTTTATGGAAATGGGGAGATTGGAAGAATTGGGAAAAATATTATCCAACTCTCCTTTTTTTTCTCATAGGGGATTTTATTTATCTTTATTTATTGTCTGATCATTATCCAATGTGGAGATACAACCCTTCTGAAGGTGATGCGAAACATGGGTTGACCAATACGCATATCTCGTTATCCGTCATGCTCATCAAATATCCTGCAACCATTTTCATTTATTTATCAAAATTCCCTGAACGGAACATAATAAAGCAGATTCTATTTATTATGTTTTGGGTATTACTCTATTCCATAAATGAATTAATAGATTTATCCTTTCATTTAATAAAATACTACAATGGCTGGAGCTTCAAATGGTCTGTCATATTTAATGCGGTAATGTTTGTCTGCATATATATTCATTATCGAAAGCCGTTAATAGCTTGGCCTATTGCCATTATCTTTATCTTATTTTTATGGTTTACCTTTGATGTTCCGTTATCAGTGTTCCGCTAA
- a CDS encoding OsmC family protein encodes MAKTILNASAHLQEGLKVKIQARGFEVTIDEPIESGGTNTAMNPPELLLGVLGACQSIVARTFAKRFNIQLDDFWVEVIGELDEDRLKDLPGVRPGYSNIRYNIHIKSDSPKEKIEEFVAFIEKHCPVGDSLANPVHLSLNEIMIEKD; translated from the coding sequence ATGGCCAAAACAATATTGAATGCTTCAGCACATCTTCAGGAAGGCTTGAAGGTAAAAATTCAAGCCAGAGGGTTTGAGGTGACAATTGATGAACCAATTGAAAGCGGTGGAACTAATACAGCAATGAACCCGCCGGAGCTCTTGCTTGGTGTGCTTGGAGCCTGCCAATCTATTGTGGCTCGTACGTTCGCGAAAAGATTCAATATTCAGCTTGACGATTTTTGGGTTGAGGTAATTGGTGAGCTTGATGAAGACCGATTAAAGGATTTACCCGGGGTCCGCCCAGGTTATAGTAACATTCGTTATAACATCCATATCAAAAGTGATAGTCCTAAAGAAAAAATAGAGGAATTTGTAGCGTTTATCGAAAAGCATTGTCCTGTTGGTGATTCCTTAGCTAATCCAGTACATCTCAGCCTCAATGAGATAATGATTGAAAAAGACTAA
- the trhA gene encoding PAQR family membrane homeostasis protein TrhA — MANTHVFSKEEEISNSITHGIGVILSIAALVLLIVFASLYGNAWHITSFTIFGVTMVLLYTSSTLLHALRPGRAKDFFEIMDHTSIYFFIAGTYTPFLFLAVDGWVGWTLFGIVWGLAIGGTIFKSFFVKKFLFTSTLLYVFMGWLIVFVWQDLAANLHPTSLSLLIIGGLCYTVGAVFYMWKLFKHHHAVWHVFVLAGTVLHFFSVLYLLP, encoded by the coding sequence ATGGCAAATACTCATGTCTTTTCAAAGGAAGAAGAAATATCCAATTCAATCACCCATGGGATTGGTGTGATTCTCAGTATAGCAGCACTAGTCCTATTAATTGTTTTTGCCTCCCTATACGGGAATGCCTGGCATATCACAAGCTTTACAATATTTGGAGTCACCATGGTACTCCTCTATACATCGTCAACACTCCTGCATGCTCTCCGTCCAGGACGAGCTAAGGACTTTTTCGAAATTATGGACCATACGTCGATCTATTTCTTTATTGCTGGAACCTATACACCTTTCCTTTTTCTGGCTGTTGATGGTTGGGTTGGCTGGACATTATTTGGAATCGTCTGGGGACTGGCTATCGGCGGGACCATTTTTAAGTCATTTTTCGTCAAAAAATTTCTGTTTACCTCTACCCTGCTATATGTGTTCATGGGCTGGTTAATCGTATTTGTGTGGCAGGATTTAGCAGCTAATTTGCACCCAACCAGCTTAAGTCTCTTAATTATTGGTGGCTTATGCTATACTGTCGGAGCCGTTTTCTATATGTGGAAGCTTTTTAAGCACCACCACGCAGTGTGGCATGTCTTTGTTCTTGCTGGTACAGTCCTTCATTTCTTTTCCGTGCTTTATTTACTTCCATAA
- a CDS encoding ABC transporter ATP-binding protein, whose protein sequence is MTILEVKNLKKTFGSVRAVEDVSFSVKAGEIFTIIGPNGAGKTTSLEMIEGLVSPDEGEIYFGDLNWNQHGHRIKKMIGVQPQSSAMFDLLTPEENLNLFATFYDHARSTHEILELINLNEHRRQQVKKLSGGQRQRLAIGLAMISDPDIIFLDEPTTGLDPQARRNIWDIILQLKELGKTTILTTHYMEEAEQLSDRVCIIDQGKIVTVDTPASLIEQLTKDREVHLTFLDGPEAAKEAHHFTTNLESVIRSEVEKASLTLWTTHPEDTLYTLFGFTKEKDYQVEQVSIRDMSLEDVFIAFTGKEWRD, encoded by the coding sequence ATGACGATTTTAGAAGTGAAAAATCTTAAAAAGACATTTGGGTCGGTTCGTGCTGTCGAGGATGTTAGCTTTTCTGTGAAAGCCGGCGAAATCTTTACCATCATCGGACCAAATGGAGCTGGAAAAACAACATCACTTGAAATGATTGAAGGATTGGTTTCTCCTGATGAAGGTGAGATCTATTTTGGAGACTTAAACTGGAATCAGCATGGTCATAGGATTAAAAAAATGATTGGTGTCCAGCCTCAATCGAGTGCCATGTTTGATCTATTGACACCAGAAGAAAACCTCAACCTCTTTGCTACCTTTTACGACCATGCACGGTCAACCCATGAAATTCTTGAATTGATTAATCTAAACGAACATCGTCGGCAGCAGGTTAAAAAGCTTTCCGGAGGTCAACGGCAGCGATTGGCCATTGGACTTGCGATGATTAGTGATCCTGACATTATTTTCCTAGATGAACCAACGACAGGACTAGACCCTCAAGCACGCCGTAATATTTGGGATATTATCCTACAGCTCAAGGAGCTCGGCAAAACAACGATATTAACGACTCATTATATGGAGGAAGCTGAGCAATTAAGTGATAGGGTGTGCATCATTGATCAAGGAAAAATTGTAACCGTAGATACCCCTGCCTCTCTCATTGAACAGCTTACAAAGGATCGAGAGGTACACTTAACGTTTCTTGATGGCCCTGAAGCAGCTAAAGAAGCCCATCACTTTACAACAAACCTTGAATCTGTGATTCGCAGTGAAGTGGAAAAAGCATCGTTAACACTCTGGACCACACACCCTGAGGATACTTTATATACCCTTTTTGGTTTCACAAAGGAAAAGGATTACCAGGTCGAGCAGGTCTCCATTCGAGATATGAGCTTAGAGGATGTCTTTATTGCGTTTACTGGAAAGGAATGGAGGGATTAG
- a CDS encoding ABC transporter permease, with the protein MKQFKQMFLAQLKLTLREKQAWFWGIFFPVILMVIFMTIFGGSSDNDFSAKVVIVDENPNPTSDTLLNQIEQIPVLELANHQPINLNEAEKLVKDQEVDAAIVLPPSPEATSILLVVNKEDEQGVTAQALSGMLNDFVQRANLSAAGAPPTFELQFESITSSEQELNYTDFLLTGMIALSIAQAGMFGMVDLVDMNRKGLIKRLRMTPANMNIFGFSDMVMRLLFSIVQVILLSLIGVFVFGAKLYINFPSLLVVFLLGALSFNALGYFFSSFSKTTEAYMGIANIVSFLMMFLSGIFIPIESIPSWIQPISNVLPLTYFVEGLRDSMVYSTSIFSSTLWVGIGILVVWGMMTFLLGSWFYKRKSIVATR; encoded by the coding sequence ATGAAGCAATTTAAGCAAATGTTCTTAGCGCAATTAAAGCTAACCTTAAGAGAAAAGCAAGCCTGGTTTTGGGGAATCTTCTTCCCTGTTATCCTCATGGTTATTTTTATGACTATTTTTGGCGGCAGCTCTGATAATGATTTTTCAGCTAAAGTAGTCATTGTGGATGAAAATCCGAATCCCACTTCAGATACGCTGTTAAATCAGATTGAACAAATTCCAGTGCTGGAGCTTGCCAATCATCAACCCATCAACCTAAATGAAGCGGAAAAACTGGTTAAAGACCAGGAGGTGGATGCTGCCATTGTCTTACCTCCATCACCTGAAGCTACGTCCATCCTTCTAGTTGTTAATAAAGAGGATGAACAAGGTGTAACCGCCCAGGCTCTTTCAGGAATGCTAAATGATTTTGTTCAAAGGGCAAATTTATCTGCCGCCGGAGCCCCTCCTACCTTCGAGCTGCAGTTTGAATCGATCACATCCAGTGAACAGGAGTTGAATTACACCGATTTTCTGCTCACAGGAATGATTGCCCTGTCAATCGCCCAGGCCGGTATGTTCGGCATGGTTGATTTAGTTGACATGAACCGGAAGGGTTTAATCAAAAGGCTTCGTATGACACCAGCCAACATGAATATCTTTGGCTTCAGCGATATGGTGATGCGTTTGTTATTCAGCATCGTACAGGTGATTTTATTATCACTTATAGGAGTATTTGTGTTTGGTGCGAAGCTGTACATTAACTTTCCCAGTCTCCTGGTTGTCTTCTTATTGGGCGCCTTGTCCTTTAATGCACTTGGTTACTTTTTTTCCTCGTTTAGTAAGACAACCGAAGCCTATATGGGAATCGCCAATATTGTCAGCTTCCTGATGATGTTTTTGAGCGGCATATTTATCCCGATTGAATCCATTCCAAGCTGGATTCAGCCGATTTCAAACGTCCTTCCACTCACTTACTTTGTTGAGGGCTTAAGAGACAGCATGGTTTATTCAACCAGTATTTTCTCTAGTACACTATGGGTCGGAATTGGGATTTTAGTAGTATGGGGTATGATGACCTTTCTATTGGGCTCCTGGTTTTACAAAAGAAAATCAATTGTCGCGACAAGATAA
- a CDS encoding saccharopine dehydrogenase family protein, protein MGKALIIGCGGVASVAIHKCVQNSEVFEEICIASRTKSKCDALKEKLDGGKTKITTAQVDADNVDELIALIEEVKPDIVMNLALPYQDLTIMDACLATKTNYLDTANYEPEDTAKFEYKWQWEYKERFEEAGITALLGSGFDPGVTGVFSAYALKHYFDEIETIDILDCNGGDHGYPFATNFNPEINIREVSANGRYWENGEWIETKPMEIKRVYNFDEVGEKDMYLLYHEELESLAKNVPGLKRIRFFMTFGQSYLTHLKALENVGMTSIEPIEFEGKQIIPLQFLKAVLPDPATLGPRTKGKTNIGCIFKGKKDGVEKTYYVYNVCDHEECYREVGSQAVSYTTGVPAMIGAMMMLTGKWNKPGVFNIEEFDPDPFMEALNKWGLPWKEDFNPVMVDEEPVKENETVLIGK, encoded by the coding sequence ATGGGAAAAGCACTTATTATTGGTTGTGGCGGAGTAGCCTCCGTAGCTATTCACAAATGCGTTCAAAACAGTGAGGTATTTGAAGAAATCTGTATTGCCAGCCGAACAAAATCAAAATGTGATGCATTAAAGGAAAAATTAGACGGCGGCAAAACGAAAATTACGACCGCACAGGTGGATGCGGACAATGTTGACGAGTTGATTGCCTTAATTGAAGAAGTTAAGCCGGACATCGTCATGAACCTGGCTCTTCCTTACCAAGATTTAACCATCATGGATGCCTGCCTTGCCACGAAAACAAACTATTTAGATACAGCAAACTATGAGCCTGAGGACACAGCGAAATTTGAATACAAATGGCAATGGGAATACAAAGAGCGTTTCGAAGAAGCAGGCATTACAGCTCTTTTAGGTAGCGGCTTTGACCCTGGTGTGACAGGTGTCTTCTCTGCTTATGCACTTAAGCATTATTTCGATGAAATTGAAACGATTGATATTCTTGACTGTAATGGTGGTGACCATGGCTATCCATTTGCAACTAACTTCAATCCTGAAATCAATATCCGTGAAGTATCTGCAAATGGACGATATTGGGAGAATGGCGAATGGATTGAAACAAAACCGATGGAAATCAAACGTGTATACAACTTTGATGAAGTCGGCGAAAAGGATATGTATCTGCTATACCACGAGGAGCTTGAATCTCTTGCGAAAAACGTTCCAGGACTTAAGCGTATCCGTTTCTTCATGACATTTGGCCAGAGCTATCTTACACACTTAAAGGCGCTTGAAAATGTCGGCATGACTTCTATTGAGCCAATAGAATTTGAAGGAAAGCAAATTATTCCATTACAATTCTTGAAGGCAGTATTACCAGATCCAGCAACACTAGGACCTCGTACAAAGGGGAAAACGAATATCGGCTGTATCTTCAAAGGGAAAAAAGACGGTGTTGAAAAAACTTATTATGTATACAATGTTTGTGACCATGAAGAATGCTACCGCGAAGTCGGCTCACAAGCTGTTTCTTACACAACAGGCGTTCCAGCCATGATTGGTGCCATGATGATGTTAACTGGTAAGTGGAACAAGCCGGGTGTATTCAATATTGAGGAATTCGATCCAGATCCATTCATGGAAGCTCTTAACAAATGGGGATTGCCATGGAAGGAAGACTTCAACCCTGTGATGGTAGACGAAGAGCCAGTAAAAGAAAATGAGACTGTGCTCATAGGTAAATAA
- a CDS encoding glutamine synthetase family protein, whose amino-acid sequence MTDMLITNETSLLNKIKETIKENSVELLHLQFVDIEGILKHITVTAEQLEDVVEGKIMFDGSSIKGFSPINRSDLYLKPDLNTFAVLPWSVENCYSEARFLCSVTTPDGTLFDGDTRNVLKKTMERAAEKGFTISVGPELEFFLFKTDDNGFPTQEISDKGGYFEPSPQDLGERVRLEIYRALKAMGFSIEASHHEVAEGQHEINFKYGDALNAADLATTYKWVVKTVAKRFGLHATFMPKPVFGINGSGMHVNMSFFKGDENAFTDSSDKLELSETAYQFIAGVLENVKSFVAVSNPLVNSYKRLVPGYEAPCYLAWSASNRSALIRIPAKRGLATRVELRCPDPSANPYLAFAVIASAGLDGIEKDLKAPAPIDEDIFHMAEERREILGIDNLPGSLKEALTEMEASEFAYHTLGDHVYNEYVSMKKAEWDSYRTAVHTWEIENYHSKF is encoded by the coding sequence ATGACTGATATGCTAATCACTAATGAAACGAGTCTACTAAACAAAATTAAAGAGACGATCAAAGAAAATAGTGTTGAACTTTTACATTTACAGTTTGTTGATATTGAAGGGATTTTAAAGCATATAACAGTAACAGCTGAGCAATTAGAGGACGTCGTGGAAGGGAAAATCATGTTTGATGGGTCATCCATTAAGGGCTTTTCTCCAATCAACCGATCAGATTTGTACCTAAAGCCAGATTTAAATACCTTTGCTGTCCTCCCGTGGTCAGTGGAGAATTGTTATTCGGAGGCACGATTCTTATGTTCGGTTACTACTCCAGATGGAACTCTTTTTGATGGTGATACGAGAAACGTCCTAAAGAAAACGATGGAACGAGCTGCCGAAAAAGGCTTTACTATCTCTGTTGGACCTGAGCTGGAATTCTTTTTATTTAAAACAGATGATAATGGGTTCCCAACTCAAGAGATTAGTGATAAGGGAGGCTATTTCGAGCCATCACCACAGGATTTGGGTGAACGTGTACGATTAGAAATCTATCGTGCTCTAAAAGCAATGGGTTTCAGCATTGAAGCTTCACATCATGAAGTGGCAGAAGGTCAGCATGAGATTAACTTTAAATATGGTGATGCCCTGAACGCAGCAGATCTAGCAACAACATACAAATGGGTAGTAAAAACGGTTGCAAAAAGATTTGGGTTGCATGCAACCTTCATGCCGAAGCCGGTATTTGGAATTAATGGGTCTGGAATGCATGTGAATATGTCCTTCTTTAAGGGAGATGAAAATGCCTTTACGGATTCCTCCGATAAGCTGGAATTATCGGAGACAGCCTACCAATTTATTGCAGGGGTTCTTGAAAACGTAAAAAGTTTTGTCGCAGTATCCAACCCGCTTGTGAACTCGTACAAGCGTCTTGTACCCGGCTACGAAGCGCCTTGCTATCTTGCTTGGTCTGCATCGAATCGTTCGGCACTGATTCGGATTCCAGCCAAAAGAGGGCTTGCTACTCGTGTCGAATTACGCTGTCCTGACCCATCAGCAAACCCTTATTTAGCTTTTGCTGTCATAGCTTCAGCGGGATTGGATGGAATCGAAAAGGACCTAAAGGCACCAGCTCCAATCGATGAGGATATTTTCCATATGGCTGAGGAGAGAAGGGAAATACTTGGAATTGACAATCTGCCTGGCTCATTAAAGGAAGCCTTAACAGAAATGGAAGCAAGTGAATTTGCTTATCATACATTAGGCGACCATGTATATAATGAATATGTATCGATGAAAAAGGCAGAGTGGGATAGCTATCGAACCGCCGTTCATACTTGGGAAATCGAAAACTATCATTCAAAATTCTAA